Proteins encoded together in one Terriglobus saanensis SP1PR4 window:
- the bla gene encoding subclass B3 metallo-beta-lactamase, producing MLARTLLLLLAFASPLFAQMDSTWTTNHPPFRIAGDLYYVGSDDLAAYLITTPQGNILINTNLASSVPQIRQNIEKLGFRVADTKIMLNSQAHFDHVAGTAEMKRLTHAKVEVMEGDVVPMESGGRKDFFFFNDPSAYFPPVKVDKVLHDGEQVSLGGTVLTAHLTAGHTMGCTTWTMQITEDGKTYNVVIVGGASMNGGNNLIHDPRYPTEAEDFLRAFRTLRGLPCDFFLGAHGKYFDLKLKYPKLQAGAANPFLDPDGYKAFLDDREQAFRKELAKQTAAHK from the coding sequence ATGCTCGCTCGAACTCTGCTGCTTTTGCTCGCTTTCGCCAGCCCTCTATTCGCTCAGATGGACTCCACCTGGACGACGAACCACCCGCCCTTCCGCATCGCCGGAGACCTCTACTACGTCGGCAGCGACGATCTGGCGGCCTATCTCATCACCACGCCGCAGGGCAACATCCTCATCAACACGAACCTTGCCAGCTCTGTTCCGCAGATCCGGCAGAACATCGAGAAGCTCGGCTTTCGCGTTGCGGACACGAAGATCATGCTGAACAGCCAAGCCCACTTTGACCACGTAGCAGGCACTGCGGAGATGAAGCGGCTCACGCACGCCAAGGTCGAGGTCATGGAAGGGGACGTCGTTCCCATGGAGTCCGGCGGACGCAAGGACTTCTTCTTCTTCAACGATCCAAGCGCGTATTTCCCACCCGTCAAGGTGGACAAGGTGCTGCATGACGGCGAACAAGTGAGCTTGGGCGGCACCGTTCTGACCGCGCACCTGACTGCGGGTCACACCATGGGCTGCACGACGTGGACGATGCAGATCACGGAAGACGGCAAGACCTACAACGTCGTCATCGTCGGCGGAGCCAGTATGAACGGCGGCAACAACCTGATCCACGATCCCCGCTATCCGACCGAGGCCGAGGATTTTCTCCGCGCCTTCCGGACGCTGCGCGGTCTGCCCTGCGACTTCTTCCTTGGAGCGCATGGAAAGTACTTCGATCTGAAGCTGAAGTATCCGAAGCTGCAGGCCGGTGCGGCGAATCCGTTTCTGGATCCCGACGGATATAAAGCTTTCCTCGACGACCGCGAACAGGCCTTCCGCAAGGAACTGGCGAAGCAGACTGCCGCGCACAAATAG
- a CDS encoding SRPBCC family protein: MLRKIMIIVVLLVVVLLLYASRQPDMFHVERSLVIAAAPEKIYPLIDDFHQWHLWSPWDKIDPAAKIVIGTPSSGPGATYAWEGNRKVGAGTMVILDDAAPTRVHIKLDFLKPMAGTSENLYTLTPEAGGTRVTWLMTGPMSFVSKIMCVFVSMDKMVGGDFDRGLANMKAVAER; the protein is encoded by the coding sequence ATGCTGCGGAAGATTATGATCATTGTCGTGCTGCTGGTCGTAGTTTTGCTGCTCTACGCGTCGCGGCAGCCGGATATGTTCCACGTGGAACGCTCCCTGGTCATAGCTGCCGCGCCGGAGAAGATCTACCCGCTGATCGACGATTTTCATCAGTGGCATCTCTGGTCTCCGTGGGACAAGATCGACCCGGCGGCGAAGATCGTGATTGGAACTCCTTCAAGCGGCCCCGGCGCAACATACGCGTGGGAAGGCAACCGCAAGGTGGGCGCTGGGACGATGGTGATCCTGGACGATGCCGCGCCGACGCGGGTGCACATCAAGCTGGATTTCCTGAAACCCATGGCCGGTACCAGCGAAAACCTCTACACCCTGACGCCAGAGGCAGGCGGAACCCGGGTGACATGGCTGATGACAGGGCCGATGTCTTTTGTTTCCAAGATCATGTGCGTGTTCGTCAGCATGGACAAAATGGTGGGTGGGGATTTCGACCGTGGTTTGGCGAATATGAAGGCTGTGGCAGAGCGATAG